One segment of Pseudodesulfovibrio sp. 5S69 DNA contains the following:
- a CDS encoding SatD family protein yields the protein MHESMDCIGVVTGDVVSSTSAREPGRVQETLSRVLNEVALANRSGMVRDFAVYRGDGFQGVVTPEGALRVALHIRMSLLAEFRGWGEKKLDVRMGVGVGRVDALGESPGQSRGEAFLLSGRGVDELSVKVAEKRRLAVRTPWEPFNRAMVPQCALFDALASGWTDRQSRAAGFALQECGTETRIGELMGIGQSTAHKHLAASGFWAVEKFIEYYERSVRELVSGEEHPHD from the coding sequence GTGCACGAATCAATGGATTGTATCGGCGTGGTGACGGGTGACGTCGTCAGTTCCACCAGCGCCAGGGAACCGGGGCGGGTCCAGGAGACGTTGTCGCGGGTGCTGAACGAGGTTGCCCTCGCCAACCGAAGCGGCATGGTGCGGGATTTCGCCGTGTACCGGGGCGACGGTTTTCAGGGCGTGGTCACGCCGGAAGGCGCTCTCCGGGTGGCCCTGCATATCAGGATGAGCCTGCTGGCGGAGTTCCGCGGGTGGGGCGAAAAAAAGCTCGACGTGCGCATGGGCGTGGGCGTGGGCCGCGTCGATGCGCTGGGCGAAAGCCCCGGCCAGAGCCGCGGCGAGGCGTTCCTGCTGTCCGGAAGGGGCGTGGACGAGTTGTCGGTCAAGGTGGCGGAGAAGAGACGCCTGGCGGTACGGACGCCATGGGAGCCGTTCAATCGGGCCATGGTCCCGCAGTGCGCGCTGTTCGATGCCCTGGCATCCGGCTGGACCGACCGGCAGAGCCGGGCCGCCGGGTTCGCCCTGCAGGAGTGCGGGACGGAGACGCGGATCGGCGAGTTGATGGGCATCGGTCAGTCGACCGCGCACAAGCATCTCGCGGCCTCGGGCTTCTGGGCCGTGGAGAAGTTCATCGAATATTACGAGCGGTCGGTCCGGGAGCTGGTCTCCGGGGAGGAGCACCCCCATGACTGA
- a CDS encoding FAD-binding oxidoreductase, with translation MPQYAKSLTDAHRAFLTDLFPGDGCVLATEQLNAFSTDASRERSMPWAVVRPESREQAAELLRWADAERMPLYPRARATGQVGNTVPILHGVTVSLLRMNRILDIDERDFAAEVEPGVITSDFQAACAEKGLFYPPDPASVKISTMGGNISTCAGGLRAVKYGVTRDWVLGIEAVLPGGKVLTMGGRSQKDVVGLDLKRLFVGADGKLGLITRATVKLIPLPETASSVLVGFPDLAASMDGAKAVFGAGLLPCACEFMDATTIKAVRMGGDIPLAKEAQAALLFKFDGTAEGVASEIERLKQALAPVRPVSVEVGEGAAEEAVWAARRDISPGSYRLRPNKLSEDLAVPRGRVPELVDLAQRAGADAGLPVLCYGHLGDGNIHTNIMHDASRPEEVQAAHRVKERLFRAAVELGGTISGEHGTGLTKASFVPEQLGADQLHYMDAVRRVFDPNEIMNPGKGW, from the coding sequence ATGCCGCAATACGCCAAGTCTCTGACCGACGCCCACCGGGCGTTTCTGACCGATCTGTTCCCCGGCGACGGGTGCGTGCTCGCGACCGAGCAGCTCAACGCCTTTTCGACCGACGCCAGCCGCGAGCGGTCCATGCCGTGGGCCGTGGTCCGGCCCGAGAGCCGCGAGCAGGCGGCCGAACTTCTGCGCTGGGCCGACGCCGAGCGCATGCCCTTGTATCCCAGGGCCAGGGCCACGGGCCAGGTGGGCAACACCGTGCCGATCCTGCACGGCGTGACCGTCTCCCTGCTGCGCATGAACCGCATCCTCGACATCGACGAGCGGGACTTTGCCGCCGAGGTGGAGCCGGGAGTGATCACTTCGGACTTCCAGGCGGCCTGCGCCGAAAAAGGGCTGTTCTATCCCCCGGACCCGGCCAGCGTGAAGATTTCGACCATGGGCGGGAATATCTCCACCTGCGCGGGCGGGTTGCGGGCCGTCAAGTACGGCGTGACCCGCGACTGGGTGCTCGGCATCGAGGCCGTGCTGCCCGGCGGCAAGGTGCTGACCATGGGCGGGCGCTCGCAAAAGGACGTGGTCGGCCTGGACCTGAAGCGCCTCTTCGTCGGCGCGGACGGCAAACTCGGGCTGATCACCCGGGCCACGGTCAAGCTCATCCCCCTGCCCGAGACCGCGAGTTCGGTCCTGGTGGGCTTCCCCGACCTGGCCGCCTCCATGGACGGGGCCAAGGCCGTGTTCGGGGCCGGGCTGTTGCCCTGCGCCTGCGAGTTCATGGACGCCACCACCATCAAGGCCGTGCGCATGGGCGGGGACATCCCCCTGGCCAAGGAGGCGCAGGCCGCGCTGCTCTTCAAGTTCGACGGCACGGCCGAGGGCGTGGCCTCCGAGATCGAGCGGCTGAAGCAGGCCCTCGCGCCCGTGCGCCCGGTCTCGGTCGAGGTGGGCGAGGGCGCAGCCGAGGAGGCTGTCTGGGCCGCGCGCCGCGACATCTCGCCCGGCTCCTACCGGCTGCGGCCGAACAAGCTCTCCGAGGACCTGGCCGTGCCGCGCGGCCGCGTGCCCGAGCTGGTCGACCTCGCGCAGCGGGCCGGGGCCGACGCCGGGCTGCCCGTGCTCTGCTACGGCCACCTGGGCGACGGCAACATCCACACCAACATCATGCACGACGCGAGCCGTCCCGAGGAGGTCCAGGCCGCCCACCGGGTCAAGGAACGCCTCTTCCGGGCCGCCGTGGAACTGGGCGGGACCATCTCGGGGGAGCACGGCACCGGCCTGACCAAGGCCTCCTTCGTGCCCGAACAGCTCGGTGCGGACCAGCTCCACTACATGGACGCCGTGCGCCGCGTCTTCGACCCCAACGAGATCATGAATCCCGGCAAGGGGTGGTAG
- a CDS encoding DUF3089 domain-containing protein codes for MRMIRTAVLSLLFCVLAIGPVSAATPKAPAAQAAVDCLPGCPDYSQLVSWASLPVSPDKPVDVFYVYPTIYPDKSPMNMDVFNQALRADVQGLLKAQAGVYSQSANLFAPYYRQVSFAALDPNVEMTLNSYFRIGADDVHRAFDYYLNFLNQGRPFILAAHSQGSVVLLDLLRSRFKDPALQKKLVAAYLIGYSVTREDLRKYPWIKPAKGADDTGVVVSWNTQEPGATGSPVLRPGAIAINPLNWKTDDTMADKNLNLGAVFFDDFKGKVLRIVPQYAGARINLENGALETVPPDKLVLGHFPPGVLHKFDYAFWYRNLQRNVQTRIDAYLKRNGS; via the coding sequence ATGCGCATGATTCGTACCGCCGTTCTCTCTTTGCTGTTCTGTGTGCTCGCGATCGGGCCTGTTTCGGCAGCCACGCCCAAAGCGCCCGCCGCCCAGGCCGCCGTGGACTGTCTGCCCGGGTGTCCGGACTACAGCCAGTTGGTCAGTTGGGCCTCGCTGCCGGTCAGCCCGGACAAGCCGGTGGACGTCTTCTACGTCTACCCGACCATCTACCCCGACAAATCGCCCATGAACATGGACGTGTTCAACCAGGCGCTGCGGGCCGACGTGCAGGGGCTGCTCAAGGCCCAGGCCGGGGTCTACTCGCAGTCGGCCAACCTGTTCGCGCCCTATTATCGCCAGGTCTCCTTCGCTGCGCTGGACCCCAACGTGGAAATGACCCTGAACAGCTATTTCCGCATCGGGGCGGACGACGTGCACCGGGCCTTCGACTACTACCTCAACTTCCTCAACCAGGGCCGCCCGTTCATCCTGGCCGCGCACAGCCAGGGCTCCGTGGTCCTGCTCGACCTGTTGCGCAGCCGGTTCAAGGACCCGGCCCTGCAAAAGAAGCTCGTGGCCGCCTACCTCATCGGCTATTCCGTGACCCGCGAGGACCTGAGGAAGTACCCGTGGATCAAGCCCGCCAAGGGGGCTGACGACACCGGGGTGGTCGTGTCCTGGAATACCCAGGAGCCCGGCGCCACAGGGTCGCCCGTGCTGCGGCCGGGGGCCATCGCCATCAACCCGCTCAACTGGAAGACCGACGACACCATGGCCGACAAGAACCTGAACCTGGGTGCGGTCTTCTTCGACGACTTCAAGGGCAAGGTCCTGCGCATCGTCCCGCAGTACGCCGGGGCGCGCATCAACCTTGAAAACGGGGCCCTGGAGACCGTGCCGCCGGACAAGCTGGTCCTCGGCCACTTCCCGCCGGGCGTACTGCACAAGTTCGACTACGCCTTCTGGTACCGCAACCTGCAACGCAACGTGCAGACGCGCATCGACGCCTATCTCAAGCGGAACGGTTCGTAG
- a CDS encoding Gfo/Idh/MocA family protein → MLRYAMIGGGPGAFVGGVHRRALALNGQARLVAGCFSRDLEKSRVLGAELGLDGDRVYATPEELARLEAGDIDFAVVVTSNEAHYPNVKACLQSGINVMCDKPFTHTSAQARELVELARERRLVLAVTYTYAGYPMVRQMREMIARGDVGEVRFVNCEYPQGWLAEPLETTGHVQASWRADPERGGGTLSLGDVGSHIEYLVPHVTGLELTRLAARLDSLVEGRVLDDNGVILTEYDTGARGMYWYSQAATGAVNGLKLRVFGDRGGLEWFQEDPDHLRYTPLNEPARIITRGTPDLLPGAMDYSHTPAGHPEGWLLAFANLYRSFCDTLATGAAPDFPTGEDGLRGVRFMEACLESSRGDTAWIEVGGE, encoded by the coding sequence ATGCTGAGATATGCCATGATCGGCGGCGGCCCCGGCGCGTTTGTCGGCGGTGTGCACCGGCGGGCCCTGGCCCTGAACGGGCAGGCCCGGCTGGTGGCGGGGTGTTTCTCCCGCGACTTGGAGAAGAGCCGCGTCCTGGGCGCGGAACTCGGGCTGGACGGGGACCGGGTCTACGCCACGCCCGAGGAGCTGGCCCGGCTTGAGGCCGGGGACATCGATTTCGCGGTGGTGGTCACCTCCAACGAGGCCCACTACCCCAACGTGAAGGCGTGCCTGCAAAGCGGCATCAACGTCATGTGCGACAAGCCGTTCACCCATACCTCGGCCCAGGCACGCGAGTTGGTGGAACTGGCCCGCGAGCGGCGGCTCGTCCTGGCCGTGACCTACACCTACGCGGGCTACCCCATGGTCCGGCAGATGCGCGAGATGATCGCGCGCGGCGACGTGGGCGAGGTCCGCTTCGTCAACTGCGAGTATCCCCAGGGCTGGCTGGCCGAGCCGCTCGAGACCACGGGTCACGTCCAGGCGTCCTGGCGGGCCGACCCCGAGCGCGGCGGCGGGACCCTGTCGCTCGGCGACGTGGGCTCGCACATCGAATACCTGGTGCCCCACGTTACGGGCCTCGAACTGACCCGGCTGGCCGCCCGGCTCGACTCCCTGGTGGAGGGCCGCGTGCTCGACGACAACGGGGTCATCCTGACCGAATACGACACCGGCGCGCGCGGGATGTACTGGTACTCCCAGGCGGCCACCGGTGCGGTCAACGGGCTGAAGCTGCGCGTCTTCGGCGACCGGGGCGGTCTGGAGTGGTTCCAGGAGGACCCGGACCATCTGCGCTACACCCCGCTCAACGAGCCCGCCCGGATCATCACCCGCGGCACGCCGGACCTGCTGCCCGGGGCCATGGACTATTCCCATACCCCGGCCGGGCACCCCGAGGGGTGGCTGCTGGCGTTCGCCAACCTCTATCGGTCGTTCTGCGACACCCTCGCCACGGGCGCGGCACCGGATTTTCCTACCGGGGAGGATGGGCTGCGGGGCGTGCGCTTCATGGAGGCGTGTTTGGAGAGCTCGCGCGGCGACACCGCCTGGATAGAGGTTGGGGGGGAGTAG
- a CDS encoding YraN family protein — translation MGFFTKLLSGQPTNDRAGHRGASGEAAAARYLESRGFKVLARNWRFRQWELDLVCRDRDTVVFVEVKTRRAGSMAAPGEALTRKKQARLIKAAGHYLTAYDLWDEPCRFDLASVTDTGRSLTVEHEENVFQLDGQRA, via the coding sequence ATGGGATTCTTCACGAAACTGCTGTCCGGCCAGCCGACGAACGACCGCGCCGGACACCGCGGCGCTTCGGGCGAAGCCGCGGCCGCGCGGTACCTCGAATCCAGGGGGTTCAAGGTCCTGGCGCGCAACTGGCGTTTCCGCCAGTGGGAGCTGGACCTGGTCTGCCGCGACCGGGACACCGTGGTCTTCGTGGAGGTCAAGACCCGGCGGGCCGGGTCCATGGCCGCGCCGGGCGAAGCCCTGACGCGCAAGAAGCAGGCGCGGCTGATCAAGGCGGCCGGACACTACCTGACCGCGTACGACCTGTGGGACGAGCCGTGCCGGTTCGACCTGGCCTCGGTCACGGACACGGGCCGGTCCCTGACCGTGGAACATGAAGAAAACGTTTTTCAACTGGACGGACAGAGAGCATGA